The nucleotide sequence TGGAGGAGCAGCCCGAGGGGCCGATCGGGGGCAGCCAGGTCGACATCGGCGGGCTCGCCTTCCAGGGCGACATGGGCGGAGGAGGGTTCGCCGGCGGGAGCGGGGGCGccggggccggcggcggggacggcaaCAAGATGCTCGACCGCGGCATCAACACGGCCATCGTGCTCGGCGCCAGCACCTACGCCCTCACCAAGCTCCTCACCGTCGACCACGACTACTGGCATGTACGGGAACCTTTGTCGATTCCCCCCAAATCGTTTTGTTCCATTTTGTCTTCTCTTCTCTGTGCTGTTCTTGATTTGATTCGATTCGAAGCTAACATCGTTCCGGGCGGGCTGTTGTTCATGATTGGATTGGGTGCAGGGATGGACGATCTTTGAGATCTTGCGGTACATGCCCGAGCACAACTGGTCGGCTTACGAGGAGGCCCTCAAGACCAACCCGGTGCTCCTCGGCGACTGGATTGCGCAGGTGTGCAAACGCTTTAATTTTCCTCTTATTTAGAGTAATAGCTTTTATGCAGCTGCGCTTGCATATTTGCTGATTCTGTTGCTGTTGATGCTTGCAGTGCTACGAAGGCAAGCCGATCTTCGAGTTCGACCGTGCTCGGATGTTCCGGTCTGGCCTCGTCGGGTTCACGCTTCACGGGTCCCTTTCACATTACTACTACCATTTCTGCGAGGTAAACATCGTGGTCTTCCATGCTCTACTGCCTAAAGCTTTGTGTCATGTTCATATATGGTGAATGATATGAAGCCAACTGTTTTTCTTGGCTCAGGCACTGTTTCCATTCAAGGATTGGTGGGTTGTTCCCGCAAAGGTTGTGTTCGATCAGACGGCCTGGTCTGCGATATGGAACAGTATCTACTTCGTGGTCTTGGGGTTCCTTCGTTTGGAATCACCGGCCACTATTTCCAGTGAGCTCAAATCCACGTTTTGGCCCATGCTTACTGAAAGCACTGATATTTCCTTTGTTATAATAATGCCTTAATTGAGTTCCCATATTctatattcttcttttttttttaagaattgaaagtTTATGAAAAAGCTGTAGTTGTGCAGTTGATTTGTTGTCTTCAGTGTTCTTGACAGCAAAACCATTGCCTGTGGTCATGGTTTTTGGTACTATGATCCTTAATTTGTTGAAGGGATTCGATGAATTCATTGCTCTGTATACAAGTAAATTTTTTAGGTTAATATTAACATTTTGTCCTCCAATTATTCTTGCCACATCTATTTTCTCAAAGTTTTAGGTCTAGAAGCCACTATTATTGAATTAAACTAGTATAAAATTACAACAAAGCTATGAGAAGTCattcaaattttgaactttttaatgtTCAAATAATTATTCAATTTTCCCTTCTAATAATTCCATCCATAATCTTTCTATAATCACTGAattatttcttaatttcaaAACGGTTTTTACAGTGTTTTACTGCTAACAGAGACCTTATGCTGGGTTTCAATTATTATTATAGGCCGGCTGGAAGTTGTGGCCTTTTGCACACTTGGTTACATATGGCCTAGTTCCTGTTGAACAAAGACTTCTGTGGGTTGACTGCGTGGAGTTAATCTGGGTTACAATACTGTCAACGTAAGCCCAAACATGTCAATTTCACTTTATTACTACGGCAGCCTGATTAAATCGCGAAAGATAAAAAGAGTTCTTCATTTCTTATAACAAGAGTTCTTCATTTCTTGTTTGGCAGTTACTCCAACGAGAAATCTGAAGCAAGGAACTCCGAGGACGCATCCACATCAAATGCTTCCAATGTATGGAACagtttaattaaaaattcattCTGTCAGACATGTTATCGTTCGTTCTAACACCCAAAATTCATTGCCTCTTCTACAGGACAATTCAATATAGCGAACGGTATAGCCAGCCAAGCTGCCCTTTACCTTCATCATTTTGGGCTTGTATATATTGTACAATTTGTAGCTGCAGCTCTGCAGGTGTAACCTTTTTGCAAAGATATATTAAACATATAAGATGTGTAGCAACTGCCAAAGGCAATCAGAACGAAATTACCTTGCACTGGATCAACTGTTGACGAGATTATGAGCTATGCAATTTTGGTAGCTATTCTTTTGATCTTTGAAACCCCTTTTCAGTGAAATCAACCGTCTTGCATTGAACCTTATATGATCGACAACGCAAGCAAGGAGCAAAACCTATACAATATTTTGGGGTGGTTACAATTTACACAGTATTCTATAGACGCTAGCAAACAAACAGCTTGCTCATCATCAGACAGAACATCTTAAAACAAGTTTTCCCTTGATGCGAACAAAATGCTGTCTGTACATTTTTTCGTTTTTGCTGGCATGCTTTCTGTACAATCTGATGCTATGAGTAATATACAACTAATGCTACTAtttcgaggaaaaaaaaactactgcaTGGCATGGGCAGGTGTGCTATGCCCGTATTTGTAATTTACAAAATTGCGATACTTGTAAGTTTGAAGCATGAAAACCTACCAGAATTCATGAGGCCGTTCACACGCATCGTTTGCGAGCACACAAAAAGGAGCATTTCCAAATTACATGTATGAATCCAACCAAAACTTTTCTATTGTGCGCAACTATCTATATCAATTGTTAGCTACTGTTGCACGCTTAAATAGTTAAGCATCACTATACTGCAGCAGCCTCTGTATCTTTGTGACCAGCAATCAGATCTTTAAGCACAGCCTTTGATGCCAACTTTTTCGCCAACTTGCAGGGACCTGATTTTGTTGCGGAGTATGTAGTCTCTCCAGCCTTCACCCGAGCAATGACCGATGAGACTCCATCAACATGGTTTTTTTCGTAGGTTATTTTGAATGATCTACGATCACAAAATTCTTGCAGCCCTTTCACCGGGTCAGGCTCGATGGTTTCGGGGGTGGCAAGAGGTTCCAATAGCCGCTTCATGCTTCTCCAAACAACCTCCTTGTCACACTTGCTGTCGAGATAAATTGCACCAGCTATTGATTCAATCACATCCCCGAGAACCTGTTTGTTTGCAAGTAAAGCAATAGATCCAGCTTAAGCTATTCGATGGAAAATATTACAGAAGTGCACAAAAATAGGTTagtccaaacatataattctcCTATTCCAGTTTACAGTCAGACTAAAGACATTTTGTGGTCGTCATGCTGTGATGCACTATGCATCGGAACCTAGTTAAGACTATCTTTAGTTCTTTTTATAAATTCTCTAGCAACTCTTTAATCCAAACTAGAAATAATGGATCTGATGCCTGGTTAAATTTTGATGTCATCACTATATGGCATAGACTATAATGTATCCGAGGTAATGGTAGAGACCTAGGAATACTGAGTAATGACTAATAAGATTTAAAATAAAAGACAAACAAATtaactgatcaaattttacCATACCAGCTAGGTGCATTTTCTTTTGcagaaaaagagaaacaaacTCTGCTATCAGACTTTCAGAATATATGCAATATAGCCACCTACACCAATTACACCGTAGAGAATACACACCTTTGGTAGACCAATGCCCGCTTCCCAGCCATAAGATGGACCTGTAAATGACTGCCCAAGGTAGTAGCTCATCTTCCTATGCAGTTCTGATGATGAGTGAAGGATATGCTTGTTTAATCCTGATTTAACAGCTGCATGCGCGTAACAATTGTTGTTCACAGAGGCAGATCTAAGATCTGTCAACAATTCTGGAGTACAGTCAGGGTATTTGCTGTAGTAATATTCAGTGAAAAGATGATCCAAAATAGCATCTCCAAGAAACTCGAGCCTCTGCAAGGGACACAAACTTGTCATTCAACTCAAAAAAGATCCCAAACTAACAACAGCTACTTGAGAAGTTTGATTCAGATAAAAAAGAAGCTAGACAAAAAGGCAAAGGCCTCATCAAAAATCCTAAGCCTTCAGAGCTTCAAGCCGATGCATGAGGCCATCAACGGTCACCGCAGTATGAGGAAGGTTCTCCAAAGCAGCAGCGCACCCATGGAGGATGTGACGTGTAAACGCCACCACCACTCGGCGTAAGCTGAAGCAAGGTTTTCACCTGGAGATCAGTATGGGCTAGGTGGAACTACACCATAACGGCGCCTCCAAGGAGGGGAACAGTGCCCAAAGGCGACGCTGTCATTCAACCAGCCAATGGCTCAACAAGGTTTTCACCAGTTGATTCTCCATCCAGCCCACACAACCAATCCGCAGCACAATGGCAGTCGCCGGATCACCACACCATCCCTCTAGCAACCATGCCCATGCCATAGCCCGACAGCTCAGGCATGCTCATAGGACTACCCCGTTTCCGGCCACGCCATCGACATCTCCTGATGATAGCCACAACTTCCACCCTCCAATCAAAGCTCCCCATGACCAAAACTACAGTCTCCAGCCATagaaggggaggagctccaagAAGAGGAAGATGCTTGGCCGGCAAAAATGGAAGACACGCCGTCACCACTACCCAGCTGCTTCTTGATCATCGCAGATGCCCAGCTTTGGTCGTTGTCGTACCTCGCACCTCCACCCTGTTGCCACCATCCATGCACCACAAGGAGCTCCAAAACGTCCAAGCGGTTGGGAGGAGTCCTCTCGCTGCTCGGATGCTAGCACGCCCCGTGGCTCGGATCCCTACCCCTAGCGAGGACGCACCAGATCCAGTCGCTCACCGCGGCAGGGCTGCGGTCGCCGTTGATGCCAACTTGAATAGCCAGGAACACAGCCTCAACCACCGCCCACGCGGCCCACTTTTGCGACTAGGACGACCGCCAAACGCCCATGCAGCTGCTCTGCCGACTGCACTCGAGCAATCACCACAGCGTTCCGGCGGATCCAACCCAGAAGCCCCGCATCCTGCCTAACCGGTGCCAGCCACTGTTGCAGCCTCTCCTAGCGCTGCCGGCTTTGGCTACCATCCAAAGCCGTCCCACCGCTGCCGTAGCAACCAACGTCACGCTTAGATCTAGCTGCCATCCATCGTCCGTGCGAGAGCCCAAGGAAAGGAGGCCCGCCGCCACACGGTTTCCGGCAGCCAGCTCCAGCGGCGGCAAGGGGTGGGAAGGAAGGAGGTGGGGTAGGGCCGGCGGCTGGAAGCGCCGCCCGAGTCGCTGAAGGAGCGAGGCTAGTCCTTCAGTTTTCAGGTTTCAGATAATTCTACAGCAAGTTAAACTCAAAAGGAAATGAAACATATAGAGGATTGctaacatagaaaaaaaatgttgttgcAATACTGTTTAATCATTTGCACTTTGTTGAGTAAAGATCAAAAGGCATAATAAAGCCGTGACACATACTAAATAGAGATGATAGATGCTTTTATATCAACCTGATAGCATGAAGTAGGGCCAGAAGTCTGATATGAGCCATGTGTCAATGCTTCGAGCAATAATAAAGAATCATTGAACTTGTAACCAAGCATTCCCTCTAAGCTCCTCACATCAATGAACTCTTCAGCTTTCATTGAAATTTTCCTTTCAACTGGAATTTCAGTGTGAAATTCTATATTCATCCCTAATGATTTCATCAAAAGAAATGCTGCCTTTTCCCCAGCAGTACTGAGGTAAGCCCCAATTAAGGCCTCAACTGAATCCGCAATCCTCTTACTTTTAATAGACATTTTCCTTTGGCTGTACATACCATTGGGTGCCAGAAAGGAAATTTTTTTGTTACCACGCTCATCATAGTCCAAGCAAGGGATGATCCAATCTCTTGGATTAAACTCCTCAGCATGAATGTAACCCTGCCAACCAAACATAAAGGGCAAGAGTATCATCTAGTACCAGTGATAAAAGACAGATAAGTCTTCTTTGAAACATGAAAAGGTGAATAGAAATATTTTATGGTACTTGAAAAATAACACAATtcattttgtgatgaacaaatTTGTATGCAAAGCATTATTTTATTTCATGACATAGCCCTAGCCACATAGCACCAGAAACAAAAATTAGACCTTTAAAATTGATTGGCTGAAAGGATTACAAGTCGGTTGAGCGGATTAAAGAAAGCTATTTACTATCTCACTGCACACGCCGAAGATAGAATCCGTTTCAAGGATAGGCAGATGCTACCATTCTTCCCGCCATTCTTGCTTGCCAGGCAAAGTACCGCTGCTTCAACGGTCATGAAAGCAGACCACGTCAAGCCAACCTCAGATCTGACTACAGGTGCCATGTGACCTGAGGGCTAGGTGTTGGCCCAACAAGGAGTAATATGGTCTGAGCCACAGCCTTGTATTAACTTAGGGTCAGCACCACAAGGTTTTGGTCACCTACAATAGTCTATATTGGCAACTTGGCAAACAATTCAATGCAACAATAGAGTTCCCATTTTCCTAAAAAGGAAATATGTGGAACATTGCCTAATTGTGATATAGCAGTTGCACAAAAGAATTGAAATAGGCTGACATGGTATGAAAGATACTGGGAGATGTAGGACTATTAATATTGCATAAAATTAGCAAGGATGTGCATGTAATCAGTTCTGTAGTGTGTAGGTGTGTGTTTCTAAGGTCCTTTTACCCTTCTTTAACGCAATGATATGCAGCTGTCCTGCGTgttcgataaaaaaaatttctacatGCCTAGCTCAATAAGAAAAATACAGTTAGCAACAGGATCTAGAGTACCACAAGATTACTGCTGCAGGCCAGCTGGCACAGAGCTGCATTGGAGATCaagtttttcttcatttttgttaATATGCCTTCATGTTGAAGCCTGTATTCACTAAAAAGGTGCCGAGTTGTAACATATTTGAGGAAAGAATCCCCAAGTGTTTCTAATGATTCCTGTGAAAATTCTTCTTGGCATTTCTTTGTTGTTAATGCTTCCAGGATCTGCAACTCATGAAAAAAATGCAGAGAAATACACATGTAAGAAATATGCATAGGGGAAGTAATTTATTCAGGTAACAAGTAAGAAAATTCAGATTGACATGTACATTGTTAACAGTGGGGCATCCAAAATATTAATTAGAACCATAAAATACTCCACGGATTCAAATATTCTTATATCTTATTTTTACAATATAGGACCATCAATCCATACATGGTTCTATAGAGTACAACACACCATCAAGCACCTCCATTGGAGTGTTAATGAATAATGCAGACAGCTTTTTGTATGTGCTTATATAGTTACATTACGCATTAATTGAAGGTATTTATATGCATAAGAAGTTATTAAGTACCACTGCCTCATCAATTGCTACAAAAATAACCAACTTCTACATGGCAACAAAAGGAATTATTTCTTTGCTAAGTGTCCCCGAAATATCTTGCATTATACATGACTTAAGACCTGTCATGTTTGCAAGTAGAAGGAACCAAAACTTATGTTTGCCTCATTAATAGATAGTCACTTCGAAGTGCTGAACATATTCTTACTAAGGCACTGTTGCTGCATTAAACAACTAAAAAAATCAGAACCTTTAGTTTTCACTGTCAAATGTCATCACTCTTCCTACAACACCTACTGGTGTGCCCAAGAATGCACTTAtatccatttttattttaaattcttCAAAAAATAAGGGAAATATGAGTTTTCTTATATGACGACATCTAGTTGATCTAGGTACTTCAATAATTCATAAATAGGAAACTATTGATGAGAAAATCAACCTTCAAAACCGGTACGTCAAACTGCTGCACTGTTGGGCCTAATTGGACCTTTAATTTCACAGAAAGAAGCATGCACTGGATGCGGAACATTATGGAAGGAACATATGAGAAGATGTGCAAATTATTGGCGGACACTGGTGACATGATAATTCTGCAGAGTTCAGGTGGCAACTCAACACTATATCTATCACCAGGTTCTGAAACAAGGAAAAAAGATGACCAAATCAGTGATTTATGCATATGTAGCTCTGTAAAGATAGTACAGGCAGTACATTAGTTGGACCATTGTCTAAGAGTTCAGCTATAACCCACTGTAACATGCCTCATTGATAGCGATGCAAAATACACATGTATGATCAAGCCCAGCAATATGTGTGGGATTTAACTGTCCGATTGAACATGACCTCAGGGTATGTCAAATGTAATCTTCCAAGTCCCAAATACCTCACTGCCTAATTTTATAGAAGCTAAGCTACAAGCAACCCATCATTCTGTGCTAATATACTACAATTTTGATAGTAATATGAAAAGTAAATTTACTGCTCCTGAAAACGAATATAGTGTCTGGCCAAATAAAGAAGGATTAAGGAAAAGATGATAGAGaagcaaaatatatttaaaaagtaCTCCAAAAGGTTATTAAactagaaaaaggaaaatttaaTAGTAGCAAAAAATATGTCTACAATTAAAACAATCTGCAGTGCCAATATTTATATCAGAAGAGCTTATTGGTATGATGTACACTCTCATAGTAAGTACTCACAGTAGAATGAAATCTAAATTTCATAAAAGTAGCGCTAAAACATATACCATATTCAGCTGAGGATATTAAATTTGGAAAACTTTACATTCAAATATtggaaaattttaaattcaatGTCAAGCAAGAGTTTACATTTTgggctacatatttaagaattCAATTAGATGTACAGAAAGTTCAGAAGGGTCTGTAACTCGTAGAAACTaaaacacctaaaaattttgtCATCAACAAATATTAAAATTCATTATCTAATCATGTTTATAAATGTTCTGCATAATTTCCAACTTAGTAACTTCGAGGGTTTTATTACAGATAATTGAGTCAACACATGTAGTCAAAACGGAGGATAGCTGGAGAAAACATTATGTAATATTACTGCaaccagagaaaaaaaaacctttttcttttttatagtaGTAGTTGTGGAGGAAGTTCCGCACTTTCACATGTTTACTGCCAGCCAAGAGCGGCTGATTTTCAAAAGTCAAAGTAAGACCATGCCTGAGAAACACAGGAAACAAGTAGATGTGTGCATTCATAGCTTACAGGAGCATGTATGATACATAAACATGAAGTAATACCGAAAGGGAAAACATATACCTAGTCTTAAAATAATCTTTGTAGGTAACAACAGTCCCATCATGTTGAGGCAAACGGGAATTTGCATCTAAGTCAAGAAACCCACTAATAACATAAAAGATGTTATTATGAGGGGTACACACAATGGAATTTTTAAGGATGCACCTGCAGAAAGGACCATCTTTTGTCTGCAGTAAATCAATATCTCTACAAGAATGGCAATGTGTCATATGTTTGTTGTTAGCTTCATATATTGGTGAGGATGAGAACTTCATACTGCACCAATCAATTCTGCCAGAAACTAAAGGCAGAAGTAGATAGACTACTCCAATAGGCACTTGCATCTCATGGAAGTATTTAATACCATTGCTAACCTCCAAATGGTCATCACCAATAAGAAACGAAAGAATAGTTGTCTGAAATCTTCTAGCAATAATTACCTGGACAAACAAAAGTTATATATTCTCAATGAAATGGTCTAAACAACAATAGCCTAGTTATCAAAGAATTAGAGAACATAAATTGACAATTTACCTGTTCTTGATTGAGATGGATGATGCCAACATATTTCATGGTAACACTAGCATTGTCTTGCCCACCTGGCAATTTAAATGAGCTAGAAGTAAAGTCAGATCCCAAATCACACTTCAAAGCTAACAGTATGTCAGTTGGAGAAGCTGTTTTGGGACATCCTTCCAATGAGATCTTATAGCAATAATATATGCCAAGACGAGAAAAGGAGCGCCAATTATCCACAAATTCTTCTGGAAAGTAAGAAGGCTGCTCAATTTTGTTCTCAACAACTATATGAGAAACATTAAGGCAACATTAGTGCAAAGCCCCAATATATATCACACTTAAAAGCCAACTTCAAAAATTACGACAGATCTTTTACTTTCAAGATTAGTGAAGATATCAAATTTAGCAAACAAAATAGGTAAATTTGAACAAACTACGTTCGTTTTGGGACAGGCATCATGACATGTATGTATCCACTAGACCAGTAAATTATCAAGTCCATGAAAACTATCAAGTATAAATCAGTAATGCACGAAACACATTTCCTATTGTACCTTCAGATATAACCTTACCCACCATGCATCAAGTTTTCCTTAAAACACATGGTAAATAATTACTTGCAAAGTGTAAATtgagtttaaaattttgatagcaCGTGTAAAATACTTTTACTTATGTGTTACTGCATTATCATAACTCGCACAATAAACTGCTCCCTGAATAATCAATTggaataaaatatataaattgcaACAACTGGAACAAATTGAATTAAACTGCTTAGCTGAATAACCATACCGATGTCAGGTTCTTCATCACATGGAACATCTAATTCTGGTAAAAGAGAATCTGTGAGTGCACCAATGGCATGTAGTTCTTGGCAGGCCTTAAGACAAACTGTCTCCTTGAGAATAGAACCTTCTCCTTCTACATTAACTGTCTGCACAGGACTGCTCTTAGGAAGATGCAGAGTGCATGTGCCAGATGCCTTGTCTATATCGAACGCTGGAGTTGACTCGACACGGTAATAGGTATCCTCGCACAAGGTGTTCTCAAGTGGTTGACAAGAAATTGATCCCAATCTCAGAGATTCCTCCCGCATTATTTGCCCACTTGCGAGAAACTTCTTTGCATTAGTATGAGCTTCCACATCCCCCCTGATGCAGAAACGTGTATAATGCACAGTAATAAAATGCAAAATAGGTCAAGTAACGATGACAACAAAAGGAGGTTATCGTGTCATCTAAAATCAGAAAGATGACGGATAAATCCACAGCAAGTGCCTACAATAGTCATAGGATCTGACCAGGTCCACCATCCAAGAGAATTTTGGCAGTTCCATACTAAAAATTCAAACAATTATTTCAGTTGAAACTTATTACCAGGATGATACACCAGTTACCTCTGGTTCTGGAAAATACCATCAGGAACCATAAGtcaattttataataaaaaaaagctttATAAACTGCTATTACTCCCTAGTATAATCCAGCTTGGATTTAAGAGTCAACGTTAATATTTAGTGCCACTATGGATGATTTGATTCACTACAAAAACCAACTGATGAAATGGGAAAAGCAATCACTAATATAGGTAACCACTAACAATTTCCTGGCACTAaccagggatttttttttttatccagTGCATGCAACTCTTTTGATGAAATGTGAAAACAGTGAACAGAGTCCATGGAAGACACAAACAATTCACTAAAGATGGAACAGTTAACAAATTTGCACAGAGAACAAACAAAGCAACAAAATTGAAAACGTGCCTTCCGACAAGTAAAAGATAGTCAGAGTTTTCCATCCTAGCTCGACCACGGGACTGTATAAAGCTGCATACTGTTGCTGATGGATCAAAGCGAATTACCAAGTTACAACTTGGCACATCTAAACCCTCCTCCAAAATTTGTGTGGCAATAATTATATGTACCTGCATAACCATCATTCTCTCATCAGAGAACTATCATACTATGACTTAACA is from Oryza sativa Japonica Group chromosome 9, ASM3414082v1 and encodes:
- the LOC4346695 gene encoding protein SYM1, with the translated sequence MAAGGRLEEQPEGPIGGSQVDIGGLAFQGDMGGGGFAGGSGGAGAGGGDGNKMLDRGINTAIVLGASTYALTKLLTVDHDYWHGWTIFEILRYMPEHNWSAYEEALKTNPVLLGDWIAQCYEGKPIFEFDRARMFRSGLVGFTLHGSLSHYYYHFCEALFPFKDWWVVPAKVVFDQTAWSAIWNSIYFVVLGFLRLESPATISSELKSTFWPMLTESTDISFAGWKLWPFAHLVTYGLVPVEQRLLWVDCVELIWVTILSTYSNEKSEARNSEDASTSNASNDNSI
- the LOC136351659 gene encoding endoribonuclease Dicer homolog 2b isoform X1, which translates into the protein MGGPLTAAGGRGDGGAKAVEPLRPPPPPDPKTMARWYQLEALERAVRGNTLAFLETGSGKTLIAVMLLRAYAHRVRRPDSRRFAVFLVPTVVLVGQQARVVEQHTDLVVKQFCGEMGVDFWDAATWRSQLEDGEVLVMTPQILLDNLRHSFFRLQDIALLIFDECHHARGNTPYACIFKEFYHPQLNSSASDPLPRIFGMSASLIYSKDLNQHNYSKQISEIENLMNSKVYTVDSESALSEYIPFASTKIVHFDDSNISSELHANILSCLNRLTKKHIEALDRKLHGSSLENAKQRISKLHRTFVYCLYNLGVWLAAKAAEVQSYEENSLSFWGETLDKNVEGFIRNYSEEVHRELSCFLKNGHIGEKFPADSQDGILTPKVHCLIRTLLQYRHMQDLRCIVFVQRVITSIVLEPLLSSIHQMSGWNVKHMAGSRPGLLSQSRKNHTEIVESFRKGKVHIIIATQILEEGLDVPSCNLVIRFDPSATVCSFIQSRGRARMENSDYLLLVGRGDVEAHTNAKKFLASGQIMREESLRLGSISCQPLENTLCEDTYYRVESTPAFDIDKASGTCTLHLPKSSPVQTVNVEGEGSILKETVCLKACQELHAIGALTDSLLPELDVPCDEEPDIVVENKIEQPSYFPEEFVDNWRSFSRLGIYYCYKISLEGCPKTASPTDILLALKCDLGSDFTSSSFKLPGGQDNASVTMKYVGIIHLNQEQVIIARRFQTTILSFLIGDDHLEVSNGIKYFHEMQVPIGVVYLLLPLVSGRIDWCSMKFSSSPIYEANNKHMTHCHSCRDIDLLQTKDGPFCRCILKNSIVCTPHNNIFYVISGFLDLDANSRLPQHDGTVVTYKDYFKTRHGLTLTFENQPLLAGSKHVKVRNFLHNYYYKKEKEPGDRYSVELPPELCRIIMSPVSANNLHIFSYVPSIMFRIQCMLLSVKLKVQLGPTVQQFDVPVLKILEALTTKKCQEEFSQESLETLGDSFLKYVTTRHLFSEYRLQHEGILTKMKKNLISNAALCQLACSSNLVGYIHAEEFNPRDWIIPCLDYDERGNKKISFLAPNGMYSQRKMSIKSKRIADSVEALIGAYLSTAGEKAAFLLMKSLGMNIEFHTEIPVERKISMKAEEFIDVRSLEGMLGYKFNDSLLLLEALTHGSYQTSGPTSCYQRLEFLGDAILDHLFTEYYYSKYPDCTPELLTDLRSASVNNNCYAHAAVKSGLNKHILHSSSELHRKMSYYLGQSFTGPSYGWEAGIGLPKVLGDVIESIAGAIYLDSKCDKEVVWRSMKRLLEPLATPETIEPDPVKGLQEFCDRRSFKITYEKNHVDGVSSVIARVKAGETTYSATKSGPCKLAKKLASKAVLKDLIAGHKDTEAAAV
- the LOC136351659 gene encoding endoribonuclease Dicer homolog 2b isoform X2, producing MHLLFKVYTVDSESALSEYIPFASTKIVHFDDSNISSELHANILSCLNRLTKKHIEALDRKLHGSSLENAKQRISKLHRTFVYCLYNLGVWLAAKAAEVQSYEENSLSFWGETLDKNVEGFIRNYSEEVHRELSCFLKNGHIGEKFPADSQDGILTPKVHCLIRTLLQYRHMQDLRCIVFVQRVITSIVLEPLLSSIHQMSGWNVKHMAGSRPGLLSQSRKNHTEIVESFRKGKVHIIIATQILEEGLDVPSCNLVIRFDPSATVCSFIQSRGRARMENSDYLLLVGRGDVEAHTNAKKFLASGQIMREESLRLGSISCQPLENTLCEDTYYRVESTPAFDIDKASGTCTLHLPKSSPVQTVNVEGEGSILKETVCLKACQELHAIGALTDSLLPELDVPCDEEPDIVVENKIEQPSYFPEEFVDNWRSFSRLGIYYCYKISLEGCPKTASPTDILLALKCDLGSDFTSSSFKLPGGQDNASVTMKYVGIIHLNQEQVIIARRFQTTILSFLIGDDHLEVSNGIKYFHEMQVPIGVVYLLLPLVSGRIDWCSMKFSSSPIYEANNKHMTHCHSCRDIDLLQTKDGPFCRCILKNSIVCTPHNNIFYVISGFLDLDANSRLPQHDGTVVTYKDYFKTRHGLTLTFENQPLLAGSKHVKVRNFLHNYYYKKEKEPGDRYSVELPPELCRIIMSPVSANNLHIFSYVPSIMFRIQCMLLSVKLKVQLGPTVQQFDVPVLKILEALTTKKCQEEFSQESLETLGDSFLKYVTTRHLFSEYRLQHEGILTKMKKNLISNAALCQLACSSNLVGYIHAEEFNPRDWIIPCLDYDERGNKKISFLAPNGMYSQRKMSIKSKRIADSVEALIGAYLSTAGEKAAFLLMKSLGMNIEFHTEIPVERKISMKAEEFIDVRSLEGMLGYKFNDSLLLLEALTHGSYQTSGPTSCYQRLEFLGDAILDHLFTEYYYSKYPDCTPELLTDLRSASVNNNCYAHAAVKSGLNKHILHSSSELHRKMSYYLGQSFTGPSYGWEAGIGLPKVLGDVIESIAGAIYLDSKCDKEVVWRSMKRLLEPLATPETIEPDPVKGLQEFCDRRSFKITYEKNHVDGVSSVIARVKAGETTYSATKSGPCKLAKKLASKAVLKDLIAGHKDTEAAAV